A genomic window from Solanum stenotomum isolate F172 chromosome 10, ASM1918654v1, whole genome shotgun sequence includes:
- the LOC125842198 gene encoding histidine decarboxylase-like, whose amino-acid sequence MGSLSLEMDFEPSVLTPRGLARRISLFPNGDNKKQKVAQPIARPRKNLQLEVMEPGLKNEGPSLDTILVNYLDTLTQRVNFHLGYPVNICYDHYATLAPLLQFHLNNCGDPFLQNTVDFHSKDFEVAVLDWFAQLWEIEKDQYWGYVTNGGTEGNLHGILLGRELLPEGILYASKDSHYSVFKAARMYRMDSETINTSVNGEMDYSDLRAKLLQNKDRPAIINVTIGTTFKGAIDDLDIILEILKDCGYSQDRFYIHCDAALCGLMTPFINNMINFKKPIGSVTISGHKFLGCPMPCGVQITRKSYINNLSTNVEYIASVDATISGSRNGLTPIFLWYSLSAKGQFGLQKDVRKCLENAKYLKDRLQQAGISVMLNELSIIVVLERPRDHEFVRRWQLSCVKDMAHVIVMPGITREMLDNFISELVQQRKQWYKDGKAEAPCVADDIGAQNCACSYHKIDYISS is encoded by the exons ATGGGTAGCCTCTCACTTGAAATG GACTTTGAGCCATCAGTCTTAACACCGAGAGGTTTGGCACGGCGAATTAGTTTGTTTCCGAATGGGGACAACAAGAAACAGAAAGTGGCACAACCAATCGCAAGGCCAAGGAAGAACTTGCAACTTGAGGTGATGGAGCCTGGATTGAAGAATGAGGGTCCTTCCTTGGACACTATCTTGGTCAATTATTTAGACACACTTACCCAACGAGTCAATTTTCATTTAGGTTATCCAGTCAACATATGTTATGATCACTATGCAACTTTAGCACCACTTTTGCAGTTTCACTTAAACAATTGTGGTGATCCTTTTCTTCAAAACACTGTCGATTTCCATTCAAAAGACTTTGAAGTGGCAGTTTTGGATTGGTTTGCACAACTTTGGGAAATTGAAAAGGATCAATACTGGGGATATGTTACCAATGGTGGCACCGAAGGCAATCTCCATGGTATTTTGTTAGG GAGAGAGCTACTTCCGGAGGGGATATTATATGCATCGAAAGACTCTCATTACTCAGTCTTCAAAGCTGCAAGAATGTACAGAATGGATTCAGAAACAATCAACACATCAGTAAATGGAGAGATGGATTATTCAGATTTAAGAGCAAAGTTACTTCAAAATAAGGACAGACCAGCAATTATAAATGTCACAATTG GAACTACTTTCAAAGGAGCTATAGATGACCTTGATATTATTCTTGAAATACTCAAAGATTGTGGCTATTCACAAGATAGGTTTTACATCCACTGTGATGCAGCACTATGTGGTCTTATGACCCCTTTTATAAACAAT ATGATTAATTTCAAGAAGCCAATTGGAAGTGTCACAATTTCTGGACACAAGTTTTTGGGATGTCCAATGCCTTGTGGTGTccaaataacaagaaaaagcTACATCAATAATCTCTCAACAAATGTGGAGTACATTGCTTCTGTGGATGCCACTATTTCTGGCAGTCGTAATGGTTTGACTCCAATTTTCTTGTGGTATAGCTTGAGCGCAAAAGGTCAATTTGGCCTGCAAAAGGATGTTAGGAAATGCCTCGAGAATGCTAAATATTTGAAAGATCGTCTTCAACAAGCAGGGATAAGTGTCATGCTAAATGAGCTTAGCATCATAGTTGTACTTGAAAGGCCTCGTGACCATGAATTTGTTCGTCGTTGGCAACTTTCATGTGTCAAAGACATGGCACATGTTATTGTTATGCCAGGCATCACACGAGAAATGCTTGACAATTTCATCAGTGAATTAGTGCAACAAAGAAAACAATGGTACAAAGACGGAAAAGCGGAGGCACCTTGTGTTGCAGATGACATTGGTGCTCAAAATTGTGCATGCTCTTATCATAAGATTGACTACATTAGTTCttag